A window of Rhinolophus ferrumequinum isolate MPI-CBG mRhiFer1 chromosome X, mRhiFer1_v1.p, whole genome shotgun sequence contains these coding sequences:
- the LOC117018924 gene encoding melanoma-associated antigen B16-like: protein MPVRTDGPLLQNGGPPQTSAVSPGEVRPIRRIAASDEQREESQTQPGVKVLYHQPSCLYSCLLPPPRVRMSQYQKIPHCTRKQHHAHNETQRLEVAQVSKSLEETHLSSHPLVPGNSKETVAAGTDSIPQCPQSAYSSNTVIRVTSSKKSNKLFGRQGKNSSASSKYLPGTENLTLNPLDEKATLLVDFLLCEYKMNVLQTKKADMIDIVIKEDRDAFPEILRKASDHMELVFGVEVKEVESSSHSYALVNKLGLTYDPRLSGEEGAPNTSLLIFILGVIFVKGNHATEEEILEVLNMIDLYSWRENFMFRSKHTIKNLVWQKYLEYQQVPNSDPPRYEYLWGPRAHTEVSKKKLLEFLTKISQSHPTCFPPLFEKALRNEVEKARAAARAGWHCCHGQCNLQ from the exons ATGCCGGTGAGGACTGACGGACCACTCCTCCAGAATGGAGGGCCTCCTCAGACCTCTGCTGTCAGCCCTGG GGAGGTGAGGCCCATTCGGAGGATTGCTGCCTCAGATGAGCAGAGGGAGGAGTCCCAGACCCAGCCAGGAGTCAAG GTCCTCTATCATCAACCCTCCTGCCTATATTCCTGCCTGCTACCACCACCAAGAGTGAGAATGTCTCAGTATCAGAAGATTCCACATTGCACACGGAAACAGCACCATGCCCACAATGAGACCCAGCGCCTAGAGGTTGCACAGGTCTCCAAGTCTCTAGAGGAGACCCACCTCTCCTCCCATCCTCTAGTGCCTGGCAATTCAAAGGAGACTGTAGCTGCTGGGACAGACAGTATTCCACAGTGTCCTCAGAGTGCCTACTCATCTAATACTGTCATCAGAGTCACCTCatcaaagaaatcaaataagCTTTTTGGCAGACAAGGAAAGAATAGTTCAGCTTCTTCAAAGTACCTGCCAGGCACTGAGAACTTGACCTTAAACCCTTTAGATGAGAAGGCGACTTTGCTGGTGGATTTCCTGCTGTGCGAATATAAAATGAATGTGCTCCAAACCAAAAAGGCAGACATGATAGATATTGTTATCAAAGAGGACAGGGATGCCTTCCCTGAGATCCTCAGGAAAGCTTCTGATCACATGGAGCTGGTCTTTGGCGTTGAGGTGAAGGAAGTCGAATCCAGCAGCCACTCCTATGCCCTCGTCAACAAACTAGGCCTCACCTATGATCCAAGGCTGAGTGGTGAAGAGGGTGCACCCAACACCAGCCTCCTGATATTTATCCTGGGAGTGATTTTTGTGAAGGGCAATCACGCTACTGAGGAGGAGATCTTGGAAGTACTGAATATGATAGACTTATATTCTTGGAGGGAGAACTTCATGTTTAGAAGTAAGCATACCATCAAAAATTTGGTGTGGCAAAAATACCTGGAGTACCAGCAGGTACCCAACAGTGATCCCCCACGTTATGAATACCTGTGGGGCCCAAGAGCCCACACTGAAGTCAGCAAGAAGAAGTTGCTGGAGTTTTTGACCAAGATCAGTCAGTCTCACCCCACTTGCTTCCCACCCCTGTTTGAGAAGGCTTTGAGAAATGAAGTAGAGAAGGCTAGAGCTGCAGCCAGGGCTGGCTGGCACTGCTGCCATGGCCAGTGCAACTTACAGTGA